The following are encoded in a window of Podospora pseudoanserina strain CBS 124.78 chromosome 6, whole genome shotgun sequence genomic DNA:
- a CDS encoding hypothetical protein (EggNog:ENOG503P3NU; COG:O), giving the protein MASPRSSSSSFFSPANSSTNLSSGAGIISIAPSPTIVVGSEHTVESTRKRLTSLPAIKRANLIAEFTALKHCPPPGIIVSLPPSPHSPDYPTLWSGVLFVRKGPYATAILRFQISFPDDYPDSAPLVTFSTDIFHPLISPLTTYVGEESGKKGGVRLPPGGFGLSHGFPEWFAEREEGDGMGGAFVVGGKGKRGRGERKVSTWEVLRYIRSTFDDEKVLDGVPLEAAGNPGAWHAWRTHRRIQKEKEEREREREQREKERKEGGGGGEGEVVEQAETVVSDDGRGSVVDARTSSGSLAVPATPTSSRRPEEWNWEGVWERRVKRGVAASLSESVLFGGAGGPDEVINFLPMDEAEVEGVKQNLLRTLDAVV; this is encoded by the exons ATGGCTTCCCCTAggtcatcctcatcatccttcttctcccccgccaactccagcaccaacctcAGCAGCGGTGCgggcatcatcagcatcgccCCTTCGCCCACGATTGTGGTTGGGTCGGAGCACACGGTCGAATCCACCAGGAAACGTCTCACCTCCCTGCCGGCGATCAAGAGGGCGAACCTCATTGCTGAATT CACCGCCCTCAAACACTGCCCACCCCCGGGGATAATCGTCTCCctgcccccatccccccacaGCCCCGACTACCCCACCCTCTGGTCGGGCGTTCTTTTTGTCAGGAAAGGGCCTTACGCCACGGCTATCTTGCGGTTTCAGATCTCTTTCCCGGATGATTATCCTGACTCTGCACCGCTGGTGACGTTCTCGACGGACATTTTCCACCCGTTGATCAGCCCGCTGACGACGTATGTCGGTGAGGAGAgcgggaagaaggggggtgtgagGCTGCCTCCTGGGGGTTTTGGACTGTCGCATGGGTTTCCGGAGTGGTTTGccgagcgggaggagggagatgggatggggggtgcGTTTGTTGtaggtgggaaggggaaaaggggacggggggagaggaaggttaGCAcgtgggaggtgttgaggtaTATTAGGAGTAcgtttgatgatgagaaggtgttggatggggtGCCGCTTGAGGCGGCGGGGAATCCGGGGGCTTGGCATGCTTGGAGGACGCATAGACGGATacagaaggagaaggaggaaagggaaagggagagggagcagagggagaaggagaggaaggaggggggaggggggggggaaggggaggtggtggaacaGGCGGAGACTGTggtgagtgatgatgggagggggagcgtGGTTGATGCTAGGACTAGTTCTGGGAGTTTGGCTGTGCCGGCTACGCCCACGAGTAGCAGGAGACCGGAGGAGTGGAATtgggaaggggtttgggaaaggagggtgaagaggggggttgcgGCGAGTTTGTCGGAGAGTGTGCTGtttgggggagctggggggcCGGATGAGGTAATCAATTTCT
- a CDS encoding hypothetical protein (EggNog:ENOG503P2NW; COG:S), translated as MAGGKKGKGGGDAAEGSKKALGQARKAETAARKAAEESEREAAAEAAKWEKGTKSNAKKETEAQKKAELARKKAERDALLAEEEKNTPGRSQPKNAKTAVKKSRGLDLSQLDEPSSGLSALNASGIDNALDALSLAGPATQDKIDRHPERRFKAAYAAFEQRRLAEMESDGTGQGLRLNQKKEKIKKEFEKSPENPFNQVSARYDATKEELAELKAEERRRIEARLGK; from the exons ATGGCCGGAggcaagaagggcaaggggggaggggatgcggcggaggggagCAAGAAGGCTCTGGgccaggcgaggaaggcggagacggcggcgaggaaggctGCGGAGGAGAGTGAACGGGAGGCGGCTGCTGAGGCGGCgaagtgggagaaggggacTAAGAGTAATGCGAAGAA GGAAACCGAAGCCCAAAAGAAAGCCGAACTGGCCCGCAAGAAAGCCGAGCGCGACGCCCTGCTcgccgaggaagagaagaacaCTCCCGGTCGCTCCCAGCCAAAGAACGCCAAAACTGCCGTCAAGAAGTCCCGGGGCTTGGATCTGTCGCAGCTTGATGAGCCTAGCTCTGGCCTGTCGGCGCTCAACGCATCGGGCATCGACAATGCGCTTGACGCGCTGAGCTTGGCTGGCCCAGCGACGCAGGATAAGATCGATAGACATCCCGAGAGGAGGTTCAAGGCGGCATATGCGGCTTTTGAGCAGAGGAGGCTGGCCGAGATGGAATCGGACGGGACGGGCcaggggttgaggttgaaccagaagaaggagaagatcaagaaggagttTGAAAAGAGCCCGGAGAACCCGTTTAATCAGGTTAGCGCTAGGTATGATGCtaccaaggaggagctggccgaaTTGAAGGCGgaggaaaggaggaggattgagGCTAGGTTGGGGAAGTAA
- a CDS encoding hypothetical protein (EggNog:ENOG503NVFU; COG:S): protein MASHHQSPTKHTMRTRRRNSMAGSERSVGSKKPLPPYPSRQLTILALCRICEPIAFMSIFPYIWHMVRDFKITEDESQISFYAGMVTSAFTFAEFSTSFIWGRLSDKIGRKPVLLMGMTGTGISVIMFGFAPNLWVALGARALGGFLNGNIGVLQTTVAELVTVKAHQPKAYTVMPLVWCIGSIVGPMIGGWLAKPVEGFPGCFSRDGIFGTFPYLLPNLFSAICVFIGVIVGLLFLEETHAERKHRHDPGIELGRSLMSRIWGSEKVEENKGKLPAKAVPEEERPLLSENDELLPGYRTGSARSLSPPDTVSEESLDLEEGGGLELAEAERAPAGKVFSRAVIMVIISYGILAFHTMAFDSLLPVFLSTSPPATEIPAKLPFKFADGFGWDTQTIGFILSVQGVYSLASTRLLFPFVANKIGALRLFKIMSVLYPLLYLFTPYIVLLPDSLRKLSVYGIVVWKMTFSTLAYPSNAILLANSAPTTLTLGSINGAAAMTASLCRALGPIISGFFYTQGMESGYSGLSWWVAGLVAVMGAWVGLQITEPKGRMDEKEDMDETTEDEPRTTTTPNKDDRTRPSP, encoded by the exons ATGGCCAGCCATCATCAGTCACCAACAAAGCACACAATGAGGACGAGACGACGCAACAGCATGGCCGGCAGCGAGAGATCAGTCGGTTCTAAGAAGCCACTTCCACCATATCCATCAAGACAGCTCACCATTCTCG CTCTTTGCCGGATATGCGAACCCATCGCCTTCATGTCCATCTTTCCATACATTTGGCATATGGTGAGAGACTTCAAGATCACAGAGGATGAGAGCCAGATATCCTTCTATGCTGGCATGGTGACCTCGGCCTTCACCTTCGCCGAGTTTTCCACCAGCTTCATCTGGGGAAGATTGAGTGACAAGATTGGGCGCAAGCCTGTCTTGTTGATGGGAATGACTGGAACCGGTATCAGCGTGATCATGTTTGGCTTTGCGCCGAATCTTTGGGTTGCCCTCGGTGCTCGAGCACTCGGTGGCTTTTTGAACGG AAATATCGGAGTTTTGCAAACTACTGTCGCGGAATTGGTCACGGTCAAAGCACATCAAC CCAAAGCATATACGGTGATGCCGTTGGTATGGTGCATAGG ATCTATTGTTGGGCCTATGATTGGAGGTTGGCTCGCAAAGCCCGTTGAGGGCTTCCCAGGTTGCTTCTCGCGTGACGGTATTTTTGGCACATTCCCCTACCTGCTTCCCAACCTCTTCAGCGCCATCTGCGTCTTTATCGGTGTGATCGTCGGCCTCTTGTTTCTCGAAGAGACACACGCTGAAAGGAAGCACCGGCATGATCCCGGTATCGAACTGGGCCGATCTTTGATGTCTCGGATCTGGGGGTCCGAAAAGGTGGAAGAGAACAAGGGGAAGCTGCCGGCCAAAGCCGTCCCAGAAGAGGAGCGACCGCTGTTGTCGGAAAACGACGAGCTGCTGCCCGGTTATCGAACGGGCTCTGCACGATCGTTGTCGCCTCCAGACACTGTTTCGGAGGAGTCACTCGatcttgaggagggagggggccTTGAGCTGGCAGAGGCCGAGAGGGCACCCGCAGGCAAGGTTTTCTCCCGAGCCGTGATCATGGTGATCATCTCTTATGGTATTCTTGCCTT TCACACAATGGCCTTTGACTCACTCCTGCCGGTTTTCCTCAGCACCAGCCCACCTGCGACCGAAATCCCAGCAAAACTACCATTCAAGTTTGCTGACGGTTTCGGCTGGGACACCCAAACGATTGGCTTTATCCTCTCGGTTCAAGGCGTGTACTCACTGGCATCGACAAGGCTTCTCTTTCCGTTTGTTGCCAACAAGATCGGAGCGCTTCGACTGTTCAAGATCATGTCTGTCTTGTACCCGCTCCTCTACCTTTTTACGCCATACATTGTCCTTCTCCCCGACAGCCTTCGCAAGCTTAGCGTGTACGGCATCGTTGTCTGGAAGATGACGTTTTCAACTCTGGCGTATCCGAGCAATGCCATCCTTCTCGCCAACTCGGCCCCGACGACACTGACTTTGGGAAGCATCAACGGCGCGGCCGCCATGACAGCAAGCTTGTGCCGAGCACTCGGACCGATAATATCAGGATTCTTCTATACGCAAGGTATGGAAAGCGGTTACTCTGGTCTGTCGTGGTGGGTTGCCGGGCTGGTTGCCGTCATGGGCGCTTGGGTTGGCCTCCAAATCACCGAGCCCAAGGGACGgatggatgagaaggaggacaTGGACGAGACGACCGAGGATGAACCAAGGACgacaaccacaccaaacaAGGACGATCGCACAAGGCCTTCGCCATAG
- a CDS encoding hypothetical protein (EggNog:ENOG503NX6Y; COG:B), translating to MPAPATSSHAPPSPDLQHPSKRMRQSSPGPDKDSPASLSLSAGANSPLATPTHEHPLSAAGGLDGSAKVGQSSSFRNVSACNRCRLRKNRCDQKLPSCASCEKAGVACVGYDPITKREIPRSYIFYLEKRVEQLEGILREKGVGFPRAEELEWCSKVGGVNGGVRGEVEQMEDGGQMSAKEGGGNGEDEGGVVARRETVRRGADKGQGRHLGSTTGISFARVVFAAVQSSVSDQRSNSDKGGIRPYRPPAGGVNNGTTTSMRDSFFGLHTKPTIHPATFPSKELGLKLINLYFEHANPQMPVVHRVDFMQMFEQAYAEGAERVRGPRELYCLNMVFAIGAGIILAESKGDQGTKQCQPEEYHASAIVHLEACLGSGGGLEELQAVLLLANFALLRPVPPGLWYIIGVAVRLAVDLGLHYEDGKDVDAGLGGEQQRENAASERGRREYTRDMRRRLWWCTYSFDRLVSVCVGRPFGISDQVITTEFPSLLDDKYITPNGFLEAPPNAPTYKLVAHHYFRLRLLQSEISQVLQYQQARVARDFGQNQKNPHMHTSLPSPFLSRFDSFRSWRINIDKRLYEWKMTAPKKQDTGVAFLTDFLDLNYWQAIIMLYRQSLSVPEMFEGEYHTAKEVESPSVHSVELREDEDRVYLKVAEAGQKILRLYRQLHLAGLVNHTYLTTHHLFVAGISYLYAIWHSPIVRSRLSMDEVDFTILAATSIFTDLMDKCPPAEACRDAFDRTVKATLKMVNARGGFGQKHPPPAPPAGASSTTSINNDHHRLDWSSRSDTASLSSSSHHQHHHHRQPRPAPPHRTSSSIDQISDIKSEAYSTTPSQFSAFKNQYRPQLKTEGDGFSLMRNLPGPPRSNASSVNDGPLTPEAGMPSPAGGLASPGGVGGLGSPVISMGPPQQQQQGGGMFSPGLLSYNDLRGVEFLQGGLGGVGGGAGGQEGMMDTNMDLGFGMGWDGGLGQHDFSDGAGGLDLFDGFFFGGQQGSGGVGGGVGGGL from the exons atgccGGCACCGGCCACCTCGTCTCAtgcacccccctcccccgacctccaacaccctTCCAAACGAATGCGCCAGTCTAGTCCCGGCCCCGACAAAGACTCACCTGCCTCGTTATCCCTCTCCGCGGGCGCGAACTCGCCTTTGGCAACACCGACGCATGAGCACCCCctttctgctgctggtgggctGGACGGCTCGGCCAAAGTGGGACAGTCGTCCAGTTTCAGGAATGTCTCTGCGTGTAATCGGTGTCGGCTGAGGAAGAATAGGTGTGATCAGAAGCTGCCGAGCTGTGCGAGTTGTGAGAAGGCGGGTGTGGCTTGTGTGGGGTATGATCCGATCACGAAGAGGGAGATACCGAGGAGTTATATCTTTTacttggagaagagggtggagcAGTTGGAGGGGATAttgagggaaaagggggttgggtttcCGAgggccgaggagctggagtgGTGTAGCAAGGTTGGGGGGGTCAATGGGGGAgtgagaggggaggttgaaCAGATGGAAGATGGGGGGCAGATGTCAgcaaaagagggagggggtaatggggaggatgagggcggggttgtggcgaggagggagacggtgAGGAGAGGAGCAGATAAAGGGCAGGGGAGGCATCTGGGCTCTACCACGGGGATATCGTTTGCGAGGGTTGTTTTTGCGGCGGTGCAGAGCTCCGTGTCGGATCAGAGGTCGAACTCGGATAAGGGAGGGATAAGACCGTATAGACCGCCGGCAGGGGGGGTGAATAatgggacgacgacgagtATGAGGGATTCGTTTTTTGGTTTGCACACCAAGCCTACGATACATCCTGCGACGTTTCCGAGTaaggagttggggttgaagcTGATAAACCTGTATTTTGAGCATGCGAACCCTCAGATGCCGGTGGTGCATAGGGTGGATTTTATGCAGATGTTTGAGCAGGCTTATGCAGAgggggcggagagggtgagggggccGAGGGAGCTGTATTGTTTGAATATGGTGTTCGCGATCGGGGCGGGAATTATACTGGCGGAGAGCAAGGGGGATCAGGGGACGAAGCAGTGCCAGCCGGAGGAGTACCATGCGAGTGCGATTGTGCATTTGGAGGCGTGTTTGGGaagtgggggtgggttggaaGAACTACAGGctgtgttgctgctggcgaaCTTTGCGCTGCTGAGGCCAGTGCCGCCGGGGTTGTGGTATATTATTGGCGTGGCggtgaggttggcggtggattTGGGGCTGCATTATGAAGATGGGAAGGATGTGGATGCTGGACTTGGTGGTGAACAGCAAAGGGAGAATGCGGCGagtgagagggggaggagggagtatACAAGGGATATGAGGAGAagattgtggtggtgtaCGTATTCGTTTGATCGGCTGGTCAGTGTTTGTGTGGGGAGGCCGTTTGGGATTTCGGATCAGGTTATCACCACCGAGTTCCCTTCCTTGCTGGACGACAAGTACATCACGCCAAACGGGTTTCTGGAAGCGCCACCGAATGCGCCGACCTATAAGCTGGTTGCTCATCACTATTTCAGGCTGAGGTTGCTACAGTCTGAGATCTCGCAGGTACTGCAGTATCAGCAGGCGAGGGTTGCGAGGGATTTTGGGCAGAATCAGAAGAACCCCCATATGCACACTTCGCTACCGTCGCCGTTCCTGTCGAGGTTTGACTCGTTCAGGTCCTGGAGGATCAATATCGATAAGAGGTTGTATGAGTGGAAGATGACAGCACCAAAGAAGCAAGATACAGGTGTGGCCTTCTTGACGGACTTTTTGGATCTCAACTACTGGCAGGCTATTATCATGTTGTATCGGCAGAGTTTGAGTGTGCCCGAGATGTTCGAGGGCGAGTATCACACTGCCAAGGAAGTGGAAAGCCCATCTGTCCACAGCGTGGAGCTTCGCGAGGATGAAGATCGTGTGTATCTCAaggtggcggaggcgggCCAGAAGATTCTGAGGCTATACAGGCAGCTTCATCTGGCTGGGCTGGTCAACCATACATATCTAACGACGCACCATCTGTTTGTTGCTGGAATTTCGTATCTTTACGCGATTTGGCACTCGCCCATTGTTAGAAGTCGACTG TCCATGGACGAAGTAGacttcaccatcctcgccgccacaTCAATCTTCACCGACCTGATGGACAAGTGCCCCCCAGCCGAAGCTTGCCGCGACGCCTTTGACCGCACGGTGAAAGCAACGCTCAAGATGGTAAACGCCCGAGGTGGCTTCGGCCAgaaacacccccccccagcTCCACCAGCAGGAGCTTCTTCGACCACCTCTATAAACAATGATCATCATAGATTGGACTGGTCATCCAGATCAGACACTGCTTCTCTGTCGAGCAGttctcaccatcaacaccaccaccacagacaACCCCGCCCTGCACCGCCACATCGTACCTCGAGTTCGATCGACCAAATATCCGATATTAAGTCGGAGGCgtactccaccaccccatcacaATTCTCCGCCTTCAAAAATCAATACCGACCCCAACTGAAGACAGAAGGAGACGGCTTCTCCCTCATGCGCAACCTACCTGGTCCACCAAGGTCAAACGCCAGTTCTGTGAATGATGGGCCGCTGACGCCAGAAGCAGGTATGCCCTCTCCTGCTGGAGGACTGGCTTCGCCGGGAGGGGTAGGGGGGTTAGGGTCGCCGGTTATCAGTATGGgacctcctcagcagcagcaacaaggaggggggatgtttAGTCCGGGACTGTTGTCGTATAATGACTTGCGGGGGGTGGAGTTTTTGCAaggtgggcttgggggtgttggtggtggtgctggtgggcaggaggggatgatggataCGAATATGGATTTGGGAtttgggatggggtgggatggggggttggggcaaCATGATTTCAGtgatggggcgggggggCTGGATCTGTTTGATGGGTTTTTCTTTGGGGGGCAGCAAGGAtctgggggggtgggagggggtgttgggggtgggttgtga
- the PHO5 gene encoding acid phosphatase pho5 (EggNog:ENOG503NTWV; COG:P), giving the protein MTKTAGGNNAYHNFNNDFLHIKDVNERRRLALAEVDRAPFGWYHIRAILVAGVGFFTDSYDIFTVSLLTLMLGIVYYPGVGKMPTTSDTAIKMATSAGTVIGQVGFGTLADIVGRKQMYGLELILIIIATLAQALTSSSPSMNIVGVIIFWRILQGVGIGGDYPLSSIITSEFATTKWRGAMMGAVFAMQGLGQLGAAFVMLFITLGFKKSLEPAPTLATCTGDCGVAVDQMWRILIGFGAVPGCIALYYRLTIPETPRYTFDVQMDVEKASADAEAYLKGEPEGKPDTVAQAITQQTAQKKLEIPKASWSDFFRHYSKRKNAMLLAGTALSWCFLDIAYYGVSLNNATILDVIGYSTNNAKNTYEILYNTAIGNMIIVLAGAVPGYWVTVFTVDTIGRKPIQFMGFGILTVLFVVMGFAYDKLSPKGLLAIFVLAQFFFNFGPNATTFIVPGECFPTRYRSTSHGISAAMGKIGSIIGSSAIAPLRTRGATPGNPNPWMDHVLEIYALFMLLGLGTTAMIVETKRKTLEELAGEYDMSDEETASSTDNKAEGEVPAVRGANGGGESDDQITQHA; this is encoded by the exons ATGACCAAAACTGCCGGAGGCAACAATGCCTACCACAACTTCAACAATGACTTCCTCCACATCAAGGATGTCAACGAACGCAGGCGTCTTGCCCTCGCCGAAGTAGACAGAGCTCCCTTCGGTTGGTACCATATCAGAGCTAttcttgttgctggtgttggtttCTTTACCGATTC ATATGACATCTTTaccgtctccctcctcaccctgaTGCTTGGCATTGTCTACTATCCCGGCGTTGGCAAGATGCCCACCACTTCCGACACGGCTATCAAGATGGCGACATCGGCCGGTACTGTCATCGGTCAAGTCGGCTTCGGTACCCTCGCCGATATCGTCGGTCGCAAGCAAATGTACGGTCTCGAGTTGATCCttatcatcatcgccaccctcgcccaagccttgacctcgtcgtcgccttCAATGAACATCGTGGGCGTCATCATCTTTTGGCGTATCCTTCAA GGCGTCGGTATCGGCGGTGACTACCCCCTCTCCAGCATTATCACCTCCGAGttcgccaccaccaaatgGCGCGGTGCCATGATGGGCGCCGTCTTCGCGATGCAAGGTCTCGGCCAGCTCGGCGCCGCCTTCGTCATGCTCTTCATCACCCTAGGCTTCAAGAAATCCCTCGAACCAGCCCCCACCCTCGCAACCTGCACCGGCGACTGCGGCGTGGCCGTCGACCAAATGTGGCGTATCCTCATCGGCTTCGGTGCCGTGCCCGGTTGCATCGCCCTCTACTACCgcctcaccatccccgaaACCCCCCGCTACACCTTTGACGTGCAAATGGACGTGGAGAAAGCCTCCGCCGACGCGGAAGCCTATCTCAAGGGTGAGCCCGAGGGCAAGCCAGATACCGTCGCCCAGGCCATCACCCAGCAAACCGCCCAAAAGAAGCTCGAAATCCCCAAGGCATCCTGGTCTGACTTCTTCCGTCACTACTCCAAGCGCAAGAATGCCATGCTTTTGGCTGGTACGGCTCTGTCATGGTGCTTCCTCGACATCGCCTACTACGGCGTCAGTCTCAACAATGCCACCATTTTGGATGTGATCGGGTACTCGACCAACAACGCGAAAAACACCTACGAGATCCTCTACAACACCGCCATAGGAAACATGATCATTGTCCTTGCCGGTGCCGTACCGGGTTACTGGGTCACCGTCTTCACCGTTGACACCATCGGTCGCAAGCCCATTCAGTTCATGGGTTTCGGTATCCTCACTGTCCTCTTCGTCGTAATGGGCTTCGCGTACGATAAGCTCTCCCCCAAGGGTCTCCTAGCTATCTTTGTCCTCGCGCAGttcttcttcaactttgGTCCCAACGCGACTACTTTCATCGTGCCAGGGGAGTGCTTCCCTACGAGGTACCGGTCTACGTCGCATGGTATCAGTGCCGCGATGGGCAAGATTGGCTCGATTATCGGTAGCAGTGCGATTGCTCCTTTGAGGACAAGGGGCGCCACGCCTGgtaaccctaacccctgGATGGATCACGTTTTGGAAATTTACGCCTTGTTCATGCTGCTCGGTCTGGGGACTACGGCTATGATTGTCGAGACCAAGAGGAAGACgctggaggagttggcgggGGAGTATGATATGTCTGATGAGGAGACTGCCTCTAGCACTGACAACAAggccgagggtgaggtgcCGGCTGTGAGGGGGGCGAATGGGGGGGGTGAGAGTGATGATCAGATCACCCAGCATGCCTAG
- the HGH1 gene encoding Protein hgh1 (EggNog:ENOG503NVZ9; BUSCO:EOG09262F7P; COG:S), translating to MPTELEELVGFIAHPNPQIRLVAIENLVPYSVSDPSIFKRENLTSVKHLKFLIRDHPKIAEHALTILINLTADASVVEFVASDEKFLGIALGLLVDPKEPNANLLAMLLANMTKWDGLKDIISRKQPAPESLHSDELVLNQLMDLFVKGADGSYNKHADYDYLAYALADLSKHEEIRRFFLSEQEYDSVLPLNKIKVFTEHKSDIRRKGVANIIKNVAFDVPSHPKFLDEDQINILPYLLLPIVGNEQYDEDEMLDMLPDLQLLPPDKQRDTDNNNIQTHIETLTLLTTTREGRDLMRNVKVYPVIRETHLRVEDDGVREACERLVNVIMADEAEHGAEKAIEEEDDDDNRIVEI from the exons ATGCCCACAGAACTTGAAGAG CTCGTAGGGTTCATTGCCCACCCGAACCCGCAGATTCGGTTGGTAGCCATTGAGAACCTGGTGCCATATTCGGTTTCAGATCCTTCCATTTTCAAGAGGGAGAACCTCACTTCCGTCAAGCACCTCAAGTTTCTGATACGAGACCATCCT AAAATTGCTGAACATGCCCTCACCATTCTCATCAACTTGACAGCAGATGCTAGTGTTGTGGAGTTTGTCGCATCAGATGAGAAGTTCCTCGGAATTGCATTAGGCCTGCTGGTC GATCCAAAGGAGCCCAATGCAAATTTGTTGGCTATGTTGCTTGCCAACATGACAAAGTGGGATGGACTGAAGGACATCATCAGCCGCAAACAACCTGCTCCTGAGAGCCTCCACTCGGATGAACTTGTCCTCAACCAACTGATGGATCTCTTTGTTAAGGGCGCTGACGGGTCTTACAACAAGCACGCTGATTACGACTACCTCGCATATGCATTGGCTGATCTTTCGAAACACGAAGAGATTCGCCGATTTTTCCTGTCTGAACAGGAGTATGACAGTGTCCTTCCCCTGAACAAGATCAAGGTTTTCACCGAGCACAAGTCCGATATCAGGAGGAAGGGTGtagccaacatcatcaaaaaTGTTGCCTTCGACGTGCCATCACATCCTAAATTTTTGGATGAGGATCAGATCAACATTCTGCCGTATCTGCTTCTTCCAATCGTTGGAAATGAGCAGtacgacgaggacgagatgTTGGATATGCTGCCAGATCTGCAGCTCTTGCCACCCGACAAGCAAAGAGACACggacaacaacaatatcCAGACACATATCGAGACACTAACACTCCTCACCACGACaagagaagggagggatCTCATGAGAAATGTGAAGGTGTATCCTGTCATCCGCGAAACCCATCTCCGGGTCGAGGACGACGGTGTTCGCGAGGCTTGTGAGCGGCTGGTAAACGTCATTATGGCCGACGAGGCTGAGCATGGCGCTGAAAAGGCgatagaggaggaggacgatgacgacaacAGGATAGTTGAGATCTAA